A window of Candidatus Zymogenus saltonus genomic DNA:
ACGTTCATGGTAACGAAGTTGCGCTTAAGGCCGCCCTTGATGAGATGCCCGAGACGGATCTGATCCTCCTTGCCGGGGATATAGCCGGAAGGGCGGTCGAGCTGAAAAAGATCTTTGATATAATCGACGAAAACAAGGTGGTCTATATCAAGGGGAATCACGAGGATATGGCGGTCCTTTATTTCAATAACTTCGGAAAGGACGAGGTAACAAGGAGGCTTGTCGAGAGGATCAACGATACCCCTTGTTCCATGGAGCTTAGCATCGACGGGAAAAAGATATTCATGGCGCACGGAAGCCCGTGGAATACGAAGAGCGAATATATTTACCCCGAATATCACGACTTCAAGGCCTTTGAGACCCTCGGATATAAATACATCATCCTGGGCCACACCCACGTCCCGATGGTTGTAAAGAGCGGGGACGTCACCATAATCAATCCGGGGTCGGTGGGAGAGCCCCAGGCTCACGATCCGAGGCCGAGCTTCGCACTCCTCGACACGGAGGCGGAGAGAGCCGAGATACGCTACGTAAAAAACTATTTGGAGGAGAAGAAGCTCAGGTTTATCACCCCCTTCCGCTGGAAGAGCTACGATGTCAGGCTTTTTACAAAGGCCGGGGGGAATAAGGTGGTGGAAACAAGTTAAAGGCACCCGGTCAAGGTTTTTTAAAAGTGGGGCGGTCGGTTATTTGGGGCGGCCGGTTATTGATGGTTACAGGATGGGGTTGATTGTAAAATTTTTTCGTCATAATAAAGTCATTAATATTTTGGTATACATAAAAGAGGAATTGGATGCGGGTCTTGAGCTAAAACAGGATGGGGAATCTGCATGTTATTTGATTTTTATCTTACGACCCGATTTAGCGACTGATACTGTATGTAAATTTATGTGGAATCCACATGTTCTGTAACTTAGGAGGTAAGAAATGTCACTGTTGGAAAAGATTTACACTGAAGAGCACCGAATATTCAGGGATGCGTTGGCCAAGTATTTCGCCGACAACGTAACTCCCTACGCAGATGAGTGGGAGGAGAAGGGGATCGTCCCTAAACAGGCCTGGAAGGATTTCGGGGCGCAGGGTTTTCTCTGCTCATGGCTTCCGGAGGAATATGGAGGTTCCGGCGTCGGCTTTGAATACTCGATTATCACCTTAGAAGAGATTGCCAAGACAAAACAGTCAGGCTTTGCCATCGGCCTTCACAGCGATGTGGTCGTTCCATATATTTATACTTACGGAAACGAAGAGCAGAAGAAGAAGTGGCTCCCCGGCTGCGCCAGCGGTGATATAATCACAGCCGTGGCCATGACCGAGCCTAACACCGGCTCCGACCTTGCCGCGATAAAGTCCACGGCCGTAAAGAAGGACGGCGGGTATCTCATAAACGGTCAGAAGACCTTCATCTCAAACGGCATAAACTGCGATCTCTGCATCGTCGCCGCGAAGACCGACCCGAAGGCGGATCCGCCGTACGCAGGCATAAGCCTTATTGTGGTGGAAGACGGCACCCCCGGCTTCAACAAGGGACAGAAATTCGACAAGATCGGCATGAAGAGCCAGGACACCGCCGAGATGTTCTTCGAGGACTGCTTTGTGCCTGCGGAAAACCTTCTGGGCGAGGAGGGGGCGGGATTCAGGTATTTGATGGAGAAGCTCCAGCAGGAAAGACTCTTTGCGTCGTGGGGCTCCCAAGTGCTTGCGGAAGAAGCCATGAGGGTTACTCTCGAATACTGCAGGAGCCGTGAGGCCTTCGGGAGGCCCATCTCCCGCTTCCAGCACAACTCCTTCAAGCTCGCCGAGATGGCTACGGATATAGAGCTGGGAAGGACGTTCCTCGAAAAGCTGACGATGGATCACATGGAGGGCAAGGACGTTGTCAAGCAGGTCTCTATGGCCAAATACTGGGTCTGCGAGATGGCGAACCGCATTGTCCAGAATGGCGTACAGCTCCACGGCGGATACGGCTATATGGAGGAGTATCTGATCGCCCGCCTCTTTCGGGACGTCAGGGTGCATACCATCTACGCCGGCACGACCGAGATCATGAAGCTGATAATTTCGAGGCTGATGGGCCTTTAGGTATATCCTTGAGGTCGGTTTAAAGATTTAGTCGATAACTTAAACGGCGATAAAAAATATAAAACTGGACAAGCCCCCTCTTATCTGATGAGAGGGGGCTTGTTTGTGTTAAGGGCAAGAGCCCCCTTTTTTTCTAAAGCTTTCCTATTAAAAAATCCTTGAATATCCATGGAGAATAGTTACAATAGTAACAGTCATATTTATAAAGAGTCTTCAGGATGGATAAAAATTTAGTCGATGATAACAGCCCTTGGTCTCCAGGAAGAAGGTGGCGGATTGCGGCGGTTTGTTTCCTTTTGTTTGCCCTTTCCGGTATATCCTTTGCCGCGGAGGACAAAGGCCGGGGTCCTGTCGTCGTCTACGGGGACAGCCGGTACGGCCACGCTGTCCACGAGAGGATCGTGGATGCGTTCATGACGCTTGAACCCGCCGCGGTCTTCAACACCGGGGACCTCGTTACGATATCGTCGAACGTCTCGCAGTGGAACAGGTACAACGAGATCGTATCGAGGATAAGGGCGGAGTCGGCCTTCTACCCTGTCAGGGGAAACCACGACGGGAGCCCTAAGACCTTCCTTACAAACGCAGGCGTTCCGGGAGACCTTTCGTGGTACTCGGTCGATAGAAACGGGATTCACTTCATAGTCCTCGACAGCGGAAGCGATATCGGCCCCGGCTCCGCGCAGTACCTGTGGTTCATGTCGGACCTCGAAAACCTCCCGGATGGGACGAAGTTCATCGTGCCGATCTTTCACCACCCGATCTTCGCGAGCGAGGCG
This region includes:
- a CDS encoding acyl-CoA dehydrogenase family protein, translated to MSLLEKIYTEEHRIFRDALAKYFADNVTPYADEWEEKGIVPKQAWKDFGAQGFLCSWLPEEYGGSGVGFEYSIITLEEIAKTKQSGFAIGLHSDVVVPYIYTYGNEEQKKKWLPGCASGDIITAVAMTEPNTGSDLAAIKSTAVKKDGGYLINGQKTFISNGINCDLCIVAAKTDPKADPPYAGISLIVVEDGTPGFNKGQKFDKIGMKSQDTAEMFFEDCFVPAENLLGEEGAGFRYLMEKLQQERLFASWGSQVLAEEAMRVTLEYCRSREAFGRPISRFQHNSFKLAEMATDIELGRTFLEKLTMDHMEGKDVVKQVSMAKYWVCEMANRIVQNGVQLHGGYGYMEEYLIARLFRDVRVHTIYAGTTEIMKLIISRLMGL
- a CDS encoding metallophosphoesterase family protein — encoded protein: MLIGIISDVHGNEVALKAALDEMPETDLILLAGDIAGRAVELKKIFDIIDENKVVYIKGNHEDMAVLYFNNFGKDEVTRRLVERINDTPCSMELSIDGKKIFMAHGSPWNTKSEYIYPEYHDFKAFETLGYKYIILGHTHVPMVVKSGDVTIINPGSVGEPQAHDPRPSFALLDTEAERAEIRYVKNYLEEKKLRFITPFRWKSYDVRLFTKAGGNKVVETS
- a CDS encoding metallophosphoesterase, which produces MDKNLVDDNSPWSPGRRWRIAAVCFLLFALSGISFAAEDKGRGPVVVYGDSRYGHAVHERIVDAFMTLEPAAVFNTGDLVTISSNVSQWNRYNEIVSRIRAESAFYPVRGNHDGSPKTFLTNAGVPGDLSWYSVDRNGIHFIVLDSGSDIGPGSAQYLWFMSDLENLPDGTKFIVPIFHHPIFASEAGGHTADEKGWGEILLPIFGEHGVRLVFAGHVHAYERLRYNDIHFVTTGGGGAPLYARKKASDYSELYVRKHHFCTVTASGNILEVNVFDIDLLPIDSFDIQY